TACTGACAAACAGTGCCGCCTTTTCAGGGAGATGCTGAAGGAGCTGATGAACCGCCTGTCCTTCATCCCATTCCCGATGGCCTTGAAGCAGCAGTTCCTTCGTTCCAATATTTACGTCTTTCCATTTTCTCATCCAACTTCCTTCTCTTGAAGGAAGTCCCATGAAACTTTCACAAAACAGTCTTTCACTGCAGTGAATATAATCGGTCCCTCTTGCGGTCGGGTCCTGCCAGTCCTCTCCCTTGCTTACAATCCATGTGGGGATGTCATCACAGTCTTTCAAAAATAACATCAGGGCCTTCGACACCGGCATCGCACCAAAACGGATGACTGCATCTGGACGAAGCGCTTCCTTCAGCTCATCTATCCTTAGAAACGTATCATAAGCATCCATCACGTGTTCTTTGTCGTGCTCCCCGCTTCTTAAGAAACTGAGGGGATCAGCGACAATCGGCATTCCGTACCGTTTGGCAAATTCGGCAATCGATGAAACGGCATCCTGATTAATCCCCGGACCACAAATGATCAGTCCCCGCTCACATCCCGACAGCTTCTGTTGCAGTTCCTCGACTAATTCGGGCGACAGGTGCACGTCCCCATGATGGACCTTCTTCCCATGTACATCACTGAACTCAACCTTGTTTAAATCTGGAATGAGCGGTTCCCGGAACGGAAAGTTAAAATGGACCGGTCCCTGAGGATGCACTTTTGATATGGACACTCCCCGGGCGGCAGATGACCTTGCATACCGGAGCATGGAAGGAGTCATTTCCGGCAACGCCATATCGGTGGACCACTTGACATGCTTCCCGTACAAGTCAATTTGATCGATTGCTTGCGGCGCTCCCACCTCCCTCAATTCATGAGGGCGGTCTGCTGTCAGGACAATCAGCGGTATCCGTGAATAGCGGGCTTCGATGATCGCCGGGTAGTAATTGGCCCCGGCGGTTCCTGAACTGCATAGAAGGGCGACCGGTTTGTTTTGTGCCTTGGCCATTCCAAGTGCAAAAAATGCTGCCGAACGCTCATCTACATTGATATATGTCTTCACTTTTGGATGATGGGCGAATAATAACGCCAAAGGAGTAGAACGAGAGCCAGGGCTGATGACTACTTCGTCTACTCCATTTCCAACCATTTCTTCAATGAAAGCTGCTAAATAATGGGTTAATCTCTCTTGATGTTCCTCATTCATACACGTTTCCCCCTAATGCACGGAGCATCGGCCGAAATTTCATCTGTGTTTCTTTGAATTCACTTTCAGGCTGTGAATCCGCTACGATCCCACATCCTGCGTAAAGATAAGCTTTATCGTTTTGAAGGAGGCCGGAGCGGAGTGCAACGGCATATTCCCCATTCCCGTAAGCGTCGATCCATCCTACAGGACCTGCGTATAAGCCCCGGTCCATTTTCTCTTCTTCCCTGATTACCTGCATCGCTTTATCCCTCGGCACCCCGCCTAAAGCTGGGGTCGGATGCAGCTGTTCGATCAGGTTCAGAAGCGATGTATGACGGGAAGCCTGTCCGATGACCGGCGTATATAAATGTTGTATATCTTTCAGTTTCATCAATTGAGGTGATTCCGGAATCGATAGTTCGTCACAGAACGGAGAAAGGGCCGCTTTGATGCTTTCGACCACCAGCTGATGCTCATAACGGTTCTTCTCATCGTGCATGATTTCTTCTCCAAGCGCTTCATCGCTTTCCAACGTCTCTCCCCGGGCAATTGAACCGGCTAAACAAGTAGAAAGGATTTCTTCTCCCGTCTTCTTAACAAGCCGTTCTGGCGTTGCCCCGATGAAGCAGCTGGCATCTCTTTCAAAACTGAACACAAAGCTGTCGGGCTGCTGCTTCCATAAGTTGTCCAATACGAAATCGGATGGAATGTCCCGGTCAAAGGATATCTCACATTTCCGGGCAAGGACTACTTTATCCATCTCACCCTTCTTTAACCGATCCACCACATTCTGGACTGAATTCATCCATTCCCCCGGCCTGATATCCTTATTTGCCACCCATTTTGGGCGTCGGGGCGTGTCTGGATTCATCGCCATTTTTAACAGTTCATCTTTCTTTTTGAGCCGTTCATGGAATACACCTTCATCTTCATCCGGGTGACAAATATGATTAATCGTGATGTAAGTGGCCTTCCCGGGCTTTGTCAGCATGAATACAGGTAATTGAAACGTTCCGTCTGAGAACGGCTCCCATTCGCTTCCACTCTCCGTCAGCGGATCGAAGCTGAAGCCGCCAAACAGTACGGGACCGGTGCCGGCACACTCCTCTTCCGTCACAATGAGCGACTCACCGATAAAGCGCTTCCACTCATTCTCGACTGTGAAAAATCGTTCTTTGCTCCCTGACTTCAGGATATGAGCGGTTCCAAGCCCCACGAGCGCAATCGTATGGTCACGGTCCTTCCATAAGAAACGCTCTCCATGAAAAGAACTTCCTCCATAATAGAAAGAAAGAGGATCCACTGCATCGACTTCCTCCACTATACTGAGAAGAACGGGGCGATCTATTTGTTTAGCCTTCATTTTGGCTGTATCATATGCTTTTTCAATATTGGTTTTGTGAATGGTAACCAATTGAATTCCCCCAAACAAAATCACGTACAAACGTCAAACTTATTTTAAGATACACCTGTCTTTATGGTGTGTCAACGAAGTATAAGACTTGTTTACACTATTTATCCTTATTATATATAATAAACCCTTTTTCCCCTTTTGAGAAACCAAAAGCGTTGTAAAAGTCCTCATTTACTGGAAAATAGCACCTTCACCGATTTGTAAAAAATGATTGACAGTCCCCTGCCCTTTACCTACACTTTAATCTGTAAAGGAATTGTAATGTTTTCTGAAAATTCCTTATTGTGTAAGGGAGAGAGAGAGATGGAACAACAAGCATCCAACGTGTTGGAATCAGATAAAGGCTGGAAGATCTGGTGGCAGCTGACGAGGCCACACACACTGACCGCGGCATTTGTGCCTGTTTTACTCGGTACTGTACTCGCGCTTCAATTTACAAAAGTGAACGTACTGCTTTTTGCGGCCATGTTGATTGCATGCCTGCTCATTCAGGCAGCCACCAATATGTTCAATGAATACTATGACTTTAAACGGGGGTTGGATACAGAGCATTCTGTCGGAATCGGTGGAGCCATCGTCCGCAATGGTGTCAAACCGTCGACGGTCATCAATCTGGCTTTCGCCCTCTACGGCGTTGCCTTGCTGCTAGGGATCTATATATGCCTCAACAGCACATGGCTGCTGGCACTCATAGGTATAGTGTGCATGGCGGCAGGGTACTTTTATACTGGGGGACCGATGCCAATTGCCTACACGCCTTTTGGCGAACTTGTAGCCGGGTTCTTTATGGGCGTCGTGATCATCCTCATATCTTTTTACATCCAGACCGGCTATATCAATGCAG
The nucleotide sequence above comes from Bacillus sp. KH172YL63. Encoded proteins:
- the menD gene encoding 2-succinyl-5-enolpyruvyl-6-hydroxy-3-cyclohexene-1-carboxylic-acid synthase — protein: MNEEHQERLTHYLAAFIEEMVGNGVDEVVISPGSRSTPLALLFAHHPKVKTYINVDERSAAFFALGMAKAQNKPVALLCSSGTAGANYYPAIIEARYSRIPLIVLTADRPHELREVGAPQAIDQIDLYGKHVKWSTDMALPEMTPSMLRYARSSAARGVSISKVHPQGPVHFNFPFREPLIPDLNKVEFSDVHGKKVHHGDVHLSPELVEELQQKLSGCERGLIICGPGINQDAVSSIAEFAKRYGMPIVADPLSFLRSGEHDKEHVMDAYDTFLRIDELKEALRPDAVIRFGAMPVSKALMLFLKDCDDIPTWIVSKGEDWQDPTARGTDYIHCSERLFCESFMGLPSREGSWMRKWKDVNIGTKELLLQGHREWDEGQAVHQLLQHLPEKAALFVSNSMPIRDVDTFFFTNDLSQSIYANRGANGIDGVVSTALGMSVKHDPMYLLIGDLAFFHDLNGLLTARKYQLNMTIIVMNNNGGGIFSYLPQAKEPDHFEDLFGTPMDLEFAHAAKLYGAGFIQVTAEEEFLPALEEADQRRGINIIEVMTNREINVANHRKLWNFVSREMTTRENGDQFDSSYQ
- a CDS encoding isochorismate synthase, coding for MVTIHKTNIEKAYDTAKMKAKQIDRPVLLSIVEEVDAVDPLSFYYGGSSFHGERFLWKDRDHTIALVGLGTAHILKSGSKERFFTVENEWKRFIGESLIVTEEECAGTGPVLFGGFSFDPLTESGSEWEPFSDGTFQLPVFMLTKPGKATYITINHICHPDEDEGVFHERLKKKDELLKMAMNPDTPRRPKWVANKDIRPGEWMNSVQNVVDRLKKGEMDKVVLARKCEISFDRDIPSDFVLDNLWKQQPDSFVFSFERDASCFIGATPERLVKKTGEEILSTCLAGSIARGETLESDEALGEEIMHDEKNRYEHQLVVESIKAALSPFCDELSIPESPQLMKLKDIQHLYTPVIGQASRHTSLLNLIEQLHPTPALGGVPRDKAMQVIREEEKMDRGLYAGPVGWIDAYGNGEYAVALRSGLLQNDKAYLYAGCGIVADSQPESEFKETQMKFRPMLRALGGNVYE
- a CDS encoding 1,4-dihydroxy-2-naphthoate polyprenyltransferase — its product is MEQQASNVLESDKGWKIWWQLTRPHTLTAAFVPVLLGTVLALQFTKVNVLLFAAMLIACLLIQAATNMFNEYYDFKRGLDTEHSVGIGGAIVRNGVKPSTVINLAFALYGVALLLGIYICLNSTWLLALIGIVCMAAGYFYTGGPMPIAYTPFGELVAGFFMGVVIILISFYIQTGYINADSVLISIPVSILVGAILLANNIRDLDGDKENGRKTIAILVGKKGAIILLGAMFFVSYAWIIGLVVSGISSPWVFVTFLSIPKAVKATKGFIGKSQPLEMMPAMKATAQTNTIFGFLLSIGLLLAYLF